Genomic window (Ureibacillus composti):
TCGGATAAATTTACAAAATTACGACGAAAATAGGTGTATAACAAACGATAAAAAATAAGTGATATGTTACAATGTTTGTGGAAAGTAGGGATTCAATTTATGAAAAAAATACAAATTGCAATTGATGGTCCAGCAGGGGCAGGAAAAAGCACAATTGCTAAAATTGTTGCCGAAAAATTAGGCTACACTTATATCGATACTGGAGCAATGTATCGTGCAGTTACGTATAAAGCATTGAAACAAAACATAGAATTAGATGATGCTAAGGAGTTAGAACAAATGGTGTTAAACACTTCTATTGTTCTTAAGCCTAGTGAAAAAGGGCAATTAGTTTTTGTTGATGGAGAAGATGTTTCAGAAGTTATTCGCACTAATGAAGTAACAGCTAATGTATCTCAAGTATCTGCACATCCAAATATTCGTCAAATTCTAGTTGGAAAACAACAGGAACTTGCAGCAGCAGGTGGTATTGTGATGGACGGGCGTGACATTG
Coding sequences:
- the cmk gene encoding (d)CMP kinase gives rise to the protein MKKIQIAIDGPAGAGKSTIAKIVAEKLGYTYIDTGAMYRAVTYKALKQNIELDDAKELEQMVLNTSIVLKPSEKGQLVFVDGEDVSEVIRTNEVTANVSQVSAHPNIRQILVGKQQELAAAGGIVMDGRDIGTHVLKEAELKIFMSATVEERAKRRQIDNEKRGIPSSVEQLIEEIAHRDKLDSEREASPLIQAEDAIYLDTTELSIAEAAQAILQLAEELTK